The following nucleotide sequence is from Echeneis naucrates chromosome 5, fEcheNa1.1, whole genome shotgun sequence.
TTCCCGTCTGTATTGGATGTCTGAGATTGGGGCTGTTCTGCTGCAGCCCCTGCACAGATGGGAGAGTGGCcatgacaaagacacacactctctctctctctgtgtattgTGGATTGGTAGGAAAGATGCCTCTTCTGGCTTCTGGTTGAAGAGaaactatttttaaaatcacCATCCTACACGTTTGCGTGTAGTCACATTCACAATTCCCATCATGCCTGGCATCTCTCTGTATACACTGTTTAAACAATATATTAAGGCAAAAGGAAACCTAAAACAGATCTCTTCCATGtatttaacaaataaaagctACATGATGACAATTTTCAACCCAAAACTTGATGTGAACGTGAAGACAAAGCTGTGCTTATTTCAGATCTGACATGCAGTGGGCTCATTCCGGCCCACCACAGGCTTTATTGATCATCTCCGGTGTCCCTACATCTCCATCTACTGGGACCTGACACCTGACACCAGCCAAGAAGCATACTACGAGCCGTCTGGTGTTTTGTTCCAGATTTGTTTAAGCCTGGCGGgcacacttctttttttcccactcagAACTGTCTTCATACCTGTTTTTCCATTAAATGTACTTTCCAAGATCTGCGAGTTTCTTTTTTCTAGAATTACTGACCATGTGAGAACATGCTTAGATGAAAAATAGTCTACTTCTGCATTTTTTGAGTTCATCCATGAGGTGAAAAAGCAATGAGGGGTATTGAATCAGGCATCAAGTGACCACCAGCCACAGCtagcagctaacagctaacaccAATTGCATTCACTTTCACCTTCACTTCATCTTTTCTGTattatgttttaatatttccccttacaaagaaaaacaattgaCCTTAAGAACCTTCTCTATATATtcatgtgtaaataaaaaacaacatcaaaatcctttctctttttttttttaaccagtcaATTATGTTGCTCTTGCAGAGACACACTCAGGCCtcccatctttttttctccttgcagCTGACAATGATAGACTGACAGTGCTattaaaaagcttttattgcCAAGTTTTCGCAAACTATGTCTTTGTCAAGCAGAGAAATGTATAAATAAGATGCTGCACGcgatgtgtatttgtgtgcgagcgacagagacagacaactgACAACCGCTGGCTGCATATTCTCCTCTTCACCCTTCGATGCTTACAGTAAATGCGACAAATGCACAGGTTGAACTGCACATTGATTTTATCTCTTCATGCCAGAGTGgcttcaaagaaaaatgttggcAGCCGCGCACAAAGCCTATTGATACAGGTTATGTTTATTAGTTTCGGAGTTGTGGAGGttcattgttttaatgtttttacaaGCGCCTGCCAATGGACCTTCATCAGACATCATGCAGTGAGGGCCTAGATTAATGAAGTGCAGCCTTATTGAATTATAGTTTTAACTGtataaatttagaaaaaaagaaaaaccacaaagaaaaaaaagcagaccacCCCCAGAGTAATGGCTACCTTTAATCCCATCTGCTGTCACCTAAACCAGCCAATTATCTCTTGTAATAGGTGAAAGTGCTACATATGTCTCCCCCAAATTGAATGGTCATATAGGATTTTTTATCCCCCTGTGGCACATTTCCAGCATTTGGACTCCAATAAGCACACCATTAAGACTTTAAGGGATCTGTCATTGTGAAAATGGttcaggtcttttttttttttttttttcagctcattcCTGTAAATGATGCAAaatcaaagaacaaaatgtacttttttgCTGCTAATAGTTATTCTtataatatgaataaatgatacAAGTGCAGCAGCTGGctgaaattacagaaaaaatgcttttaaaaactAACCACACTGatcatatttttatgaaacattatTGTTTCATGTTAATTTGTTGTCGTCTAAAATGCCTTTGCGCcattttttctgcatttctattttctttatGCTCATTGGAAAAGAACAAAGTCTTGGAAATAGTTATCACTACACAAGGCTTTCATTAAACCACCAGAGACAGCTCTTGGTGAGTAAAGGGATTAAGTTTATTGCTGAAGTGGCAACATCGTTTCAGCAAAAAGGCATCACAGCTTGTTTCGAACCGATCATTATGCTCAACATTCTGAAGAATTGAAtctttttacaatattttttgaGACAACACTATCGGTCATCACTCTGCGGTTTACCCCTCGAAACTGATATTGCAGTTAtctatttacttatttatttattttataaacttCACCATTGACTCACCTTGTAGCAATTCAAACCCGATGTGTGCGACAAATTGTGCTGCGTCAAGGCCAGCAGCTGAGACTTCcatctctgcagctcagcttgGCTGCTTTCCAAGatgatgaccatcaggggaaGTGGAAGTGGGAGCAGTGGGGGTCATGCAAAGATCAGCAAGCCATCggtagagaaagaaaacatatttactgAAAGAGTAAGTGCTTTCATGTTAACTTAATGTTCTCTGTAAGTATATAGTAAAGCAATATGGcatctttatctctctctctctgtcgctctgtctgtctgtctgtcttcacttattctgtctgtctgtctggtatAATGGTTGCGCACACAGAGCTTTTTCTTGAGccgcccccccacctccctgcAGACTCATGAATTTCAGATGAGTCAAGTCTTTCTTTAACTGAGATGTGCAGATCAAAGGCCTAAGCTGCTGTGTTACTTCTTGTTCCCTCTGTTGCTGGTATGATGTTGTCATTGTCCGTGTTTTAGGTGTAGACCAAGAGCGCACTCAGAAATGCTGCTAAGGAGCTCTTTGATTTTTATCCCCAACGTACtcattttcactgctgctctttcacttttcaaaaacacagcagacccACTATGGTATATATTACTGAGACCCTACTCAGTAATATATAccattacctttttttttaactattcaATTCATGAAGTAAATGAAGTAAATGTTGGATTactaaaatgtattcaaaagcAAAACTGTTCGAAATTGGAAGTGTGtgtcagaaagagaaaaatagagtTTCCCTGTTAGCCACGTTATGGCAAAGCAGCTTGATTGAAACGtgcaaaagacacaaaatagaCAGCAGTTACCACCGActaagggaaaaaaatcaaaaggtCACAAGGCTGCAATCAGTTATGCTTCATTTTTGTCCACTAGCTCATGAAGAAGAATATAAAGTCAGGATTGTAAAAGACTCTTCCTGAAGGGATCGACACGCTGTCCCTCCCAGTAATTGGCTGCGGAAGCCGTGAAAGTGTTGAGTAAttgcatgtttctgtgttttaattagGACCGAGGCTTATTGCTTGCTGCTTCCCCAGGTGGCCTGTAAATCCACCAACACATATGAAACCAAACATCCACTGCTGGTCTGCAGGAAGAAGTGGGCTTCATTTTACCCTGTAGATAAAACCATTTCCATTCAGGTCTCATGAAACCCGATCCTTCTGACCACTGTCTGTATAGACATATGTAAAGTAACCGATCAGTcttacagtttaaaaaacaaaatatcaccTTTCAAATATGTGTGTCCTTTCCTTCATTTGCATAGCTCTGATGTTCAGGGATTCACTGCGCACAAATTTAATGTAGCAGAAAAAAGACCTGTGTAATtatgtacaaatgtttggaattagtgttttaatttcaatttcttATGATATAACTTTCATGTTTTATgtgcctgacacacacaacattaaacAGCTGCTGTACTGACACAAAAAGTATCCAACATCtagatacaaaagaaaaaagtgagggTTATAAAATGTACCACTGACAAAAACTGTGATGAAAGATTATTGCTGGTATTATCCCAATCAGTGATGAAATCACTAAATGATTAATGGTGGATTCATTCTTTAGTTCATTAGTTATTAGTGTCTTTTATGCTTAGCAGTTgacaaaaataagtaaaaataatgattttttttcttccacacttTTGTAAGTGGACTTTGCTGTTTTTGGCGAAATGACAGGACGAAAAcgttaatttgatttgatttaagaAGACACTGACATGAGGAACTGTGTGCTATCAACTATTGGTTtatgaaatgtcattttgaagGCTTGGGTTCATAATTTGGTCGTCAGCGTTTTTGAAACCGGAAGCCATATTAGGAGGAGAAGTGAGGgcggatctgacctgctctgttctctatGCTGACTACTGTATCAGGCGGGTCATCCTGTGCAGCACAGTCCATTCTCCTCTAAAAGGACATCATGTCACATCTTGTTGCATTGAAGAAGACTTGGAACTTGAGACCGAGACCATAAAAGCATAAGGCAAAGGTTCActtgagctaataaatcaaatacgACCATTTTCATATCAAACTCAAACcaatttcacttctttttacaaTAATGGAGTTGTGAAATCATCATCTTTCTTAACAACAGTTTAAGGTCACAGTGCTGATctatattttgaaatataattttttgttgttattattatttttttttttaaatgcccaCTGGGAAAAgatcattatatttttttaacttgcaATATTGTGTATATAATTTCCATGAACAGGTTATCATGATTTGGAAATGaatcacactgacacacatatgCAGAAGTTTAGCTTTTCAATATTCAAAGCACATATATTTGACTAGAGAAATACAAGAAATGGAATCACTCATTTGCCTTCAAAAGCTTTTGATTCTTAATAACATTCAAGTCAAGACAGATACAGTCCGCTAAGAAATGTTTAATAGGGACAGGTTCACATGCTTTAGAAAACTTTAACTAAATGTCGGATTTCAATTCAGGCCTAATGGGGTGGGACGACGTGGAAAATAGCAGGAAAGTCGTTAATATAATtcagattgatttatttaaatttagtCTGTCTACATTTGCCCGCTGGTTGGCCTTGTACCAggacagtggtgtgtgtgtgtgtgtttgtgtgtgtgagagtctgCCTGCCAGATTATTTCTTGCCAAATCTCTGAGGTACGGCCATGCTCCAGATCTGTCCGGGGGCTGCCTCCCAGTTACGGGTATGTATCTGATCCTCTGTCACAACCTGCCCTCTGGATCCTCGGCCGAACCTGCGAGGAGGAGAAACATGAGCAGGCACTGATGtaagacatttttcattaatatttcaaaacagCTTTTGATGGGACCTGCACACGAACAAATATGCTGCAAGTCACAATCTGCAACTAAAAACAATTTAAGGGTTCTCATATTGTTAaaccatttctgtttttaattgtgtgCAGCGGACTGATCATTCCTGAAATCTGATCTCCTCTCAAGTATTTCAACATGACAGCGTACTTACAATCATGTAGAAATTGTTGCACTTATTTGACTTATTGTTAATTTTTTCTGCCGATAGAAAGTAGAAAGTAGAAAGTAATGTACTCTTATTTACAGATTTCCTGCCTGCATGTCTTTTCCAAATGTATGGGAGTGATCAATGCAGGCTGACCTCTGCGGCTGATGGAGGACGGAGTTCCTGGTTTCTCTCTGAGATCCAAGCAGCAGAGCTCTCAGCACTGAGGTCAGCAGACGGCCATCGATGGCATTATCTGTGTTTTCACTCTCCTGCagaacgcacacacagagaaacgTGAAGCTTGGTATCACCCCAAGTTTTCCTTGCTTTTGAATAAAATCTTCACAGAATTGCTACACACACCCTGGGGGTTGCAACTTCAGAAGGTTGTTCCTGCCAGGCGAAGGCACCTCCAGATGAATATGTTATTCCTCAAACATGAATTCCTTCTGCTCACCTTTGCCCTCATCTTTAAAACTCAGATGCATCCCACAAACATAAAACCTGATATTTCACTCATGGCATGATTCCGCTTCCCTTATCAAACTTGCAATCTTTCTCTGACAGCCTGCTGGCCACAGAATATATTACAATGTATTTCACACATGGGCTTTACATTGGTTAAATATTTCTACATCCCATTTCCATACAGTGTCTCATGGAGTGACTTGGAAAGAGCTGCCATGAAGGATGGTATGTTTTAATGCAGAATAATGTGTGCTGTGTGAAGATATGCTTCaaaattttaccttttttttttgttgaagatGCAAATGTTATTTGAGACAGTTATATGCACAAATTGCGATATTCAAATCTCAGATTCCCTTCCTGGCCAAAGATAAACTAAGTTGAAATCTAACCACTTGTAAGGGATATGTTGTCTCACCAGCTCCAGCAGGTGGTCAGCAATGTTTTCCTCCGAGCTTCCTGGCAGGTTGTCACTTTTGTCCAGACCACTTTGGACGCGGAGAGCCTGACTGATGCCAGCCATTGCCACGAGCAGAGCCAGAAGAGTCACCACCGCAGCTGTGTCCATGGTCTCAGTCTAGAAAGGCAGCCAGGAAAGAAGacaattcagttttttcagaTGACAGCAATCAACATCAaagtctgtctttctgtgtcctCTTTGAGCTGTGTCGTGGTCAGCGTCAGCGGTGGTAACATCCTGGCTCAACCTTATATACACCTGATGGGAACAGGCTGGAAGGTCCCATGAGAGCTGGAGAAGGATGCTTCTGTACAAAGGGGACCAGGGGACAGGATTCAGGAAGAACCAGCTCCTAATACGACACTTAAACAGGTCCATTTAGTAGGATAAGAGCATTAGTGATGACTGAGCACCAGAGTGCGGCCCTCAGGGTAGTGCAACACAGCTCTCCCAGTTATTAAACAGATAAATCCCTGCAAATGGACTCTGAGCCACCAGTCCCTTTCGTCTGTTAGTCCATGCTGCATCCACACAATACGTATAAACACTCATTACCTCCAATTACCCCGGCGTCACTATGAAACAGATTAGCTCAAACAAGTTTAATGATCCTTGACAACAAAGTaattaatcttaaaaaaaaaaaaaaaagttacattttcttcttgtctAAAGCATCTGGCCAGTCCGGACCACCCTGTCAGTCCTCAGGTTGTGTCATTCATTTGATGACGCAGAACATCAGCCTCAATGTTTGTGGCTGAACATCTAAGATCAATGCTGAGGATTTTCATTTACGAAGGTGTTTATCTTAAAGATGATTAACAGGACCATAAAAAATGGTCAGCagtggtgttggggggggggggtcaccaaAAGAGTTTGTTTACATAGTAATTAACACGCTGGAGAAGGATTTTCAGAAAGAAGCTTCGACTAAAGCAAAGAATGTCTGAGAACAAAATGTTCATATGTTAAATGTCAGCTTCCTTCATTTtgcaaattttaaataaagacaactGTAAGGTGACACCGGCTTTTCTTACCGCCATGTGTTcactttgtcagtgtgtgtgcgtgcatgtggtAAGGCAGATTGTCACCCATTAGGTTCTTTGATGAACCAAATCTGTTGAAGTCTCATCCAGTATTGACAAGTGACtaataattacacacacacacacacacacactaaactaCCATGGCAACCAGAATGACATCCAAAAGACTGTGTGGGGAATTAGTTTTCATGATAAAAATAAGAACATAAGCTTTTGGACTAGAGAAAATCGAATTTGCTTACTCTCACacgaaaataaaaaagtaaccctggacaggtcgccagtccatcacagggccaacatacacacacagacacagacaaagaccaacaaccactcgcactcagacctacggataatttagagtcaccagttaacccgaacatgatgtctttggacggtggtaGGAAACCtgagacacggggagaacatggccacagaaaggccccaggccaggaacccaACCCATGTCCTTGTTGTAGgacgacagcgctaaccactatgttgcgCCAGAAACAACACAAGATATAATTATTGCTTCAAAGATACATGCAGGCCAAAAGGGAAAGG
It contains:
- the npffl gene encoding pro-FMRFamide-related neuropeptide FF like, whose translation is MDTAAVVTLLALLVAMAGISQALRVQSGLDKSDNLPGSSEENIADHLLELESENTDNAIDGRLLTSVLRALLLGSQRETRNSVLHQPQRFGRGSRGQVVTEDQIHTRNWEAAPGQIWSMAVPQRFGKK